One stretch of Nicotiana tabacum cultivar K326 chromosome 18, ASM71507v2, whole genome shotgun sequence DNA includes these proteins:
- the LOC107781983 gene encoding importin subunit alpha-8-like, with the protein MTKYKRLNIPPDVEKNRKSLEKLRKEKRYWWLHVKRTDQYFNIEHYEPELMVKYGERKRLFEQFPQMKRDFAAGLALRETYGSFLLESAAYRIRLLLVYKDDGHYDFPLATLFSNGIIDNLVECCRYGHWHGVRSRAAETLGQVISDGTTAQVQELVNRDAIPVLLQMLNDEEIRHYDDEKWLDYFVTNKAVNTLASLSAKLDVGGDLVTRFVNQDLCGRLMLLFKHPKPCIVDCVLTFVENFLTRGGEDQIQVLHEHQVLDHLAQVLADPAWHNLSILIVQYKAAEALGNFARRSTRWRDLVIDTAPLIPLFQLLHRLSREATSINTSSAIRASRTIGNLCFGSPPPSFDKLRPSLPVLRYLIDLELRIEEEAIPVLKHACLIIACLARGGFDPINALIEQNMCPRLVMLLAHTNSEVVANVLKIVENFFRSGTDNQIQVLHGNQVLQRLLNILNNHDNRPLTLRSVCRAIANIVSYRSSQIQRMVDAAIFPPIIQIAINQEVDDIKYEAVYAISSAARRGSQDQIRYLVGQGSIEALSLGLLCEGYTRRTSCFQGLLNILRVGEVDKVDGVNPYAEMVTNSGGLARIQSQMDDPDVGEIARKMLRLCWPREL; encoded by the exons ATGACGAAATATAAACGTCTAAATATCCCTCCCGACGTCGAAAAGAATAGAAAAAGTTTGGAAAAGCTCCGGAAAGAAAAACGCTACTGGTGGTTGCACGTAAAGAGAACTGATCAATATTTCAACATTGAACATTATGAACCTGAGCTAATGGTCAAATATGGGGAGAGGAAGAGATTG TTTGAGCAATTCCCTCAGATGAAGAGAGATTTTGCTGCTGGTTTGGCTTTGCGTGAAACTTACGGATCATTTTTGTTAGAGTCAGCTGCCTACAGGATTAGGCTTCTATTGGTTTACAAGG ATGATGGTCACTACGATTTTCCCCTTGCTACACTTTTTAGTAATGGGATAATAGATAATCTTGTAGAATGTTGTCGATATGGACATTGGCACGGTGTCCGC AGCCGAGCCGCAGAAACTTTAGGTCAAGTCATCTCTGATGGAACAACAGCACAGGTTCAAGAATTAGTTAACCGTGACGCTATTCCTGTTCTTCTACAAATGCTTAATGATGAGGAAATAAGGCACTATGACGATGAGAAATGGTTGGATTACTTTGTAACTAATAAG GCCGTCAACACTTTGGCTTCGTTATCAGCTAAATTAGATGTCGGAGGTGATCTAGTTACAAGATTTGTTAACCAAGATCTGTGTGGAAGGCTGATGTTGCTTTTCAA GCATCCTAAACCTTGCATTGTTGATTGTGTGCTGACATTTGTGGAGAACTTTCTTACAAGAGGAGGTGAAGATCAAATTCAG GTTCTCCATGAACACCAAGTTTTGGATCATCTAGCACAAGTACTCGCGGATCCTGCATGGCACAATTTATCCATCCTGATTGTACAATATAAGGCAGCAGAGGCTTTGGGTAATTTTGCCCGTCGTTCAACAAGGTGGAGGGACCTTGTTATTGATACTGCTCCTCTCATCCCATTATTTCAACTTCTACATAGGCTATCACGTGAGGCCACTTCTATTAACACGTCATCAGCTATCAGAGCATCCAGGACAATAGGAAACTTATGTTTTGGAAGTCCACCCCCATCATTTGATAAG TTGAGGCCATCATTACCGGTCCTCCGGTATCTCATTGATCTGGAGCTTCGTATAGAAGAAGAAGCAATCCCTGTTCTTAAGCATGCTTGCTTAATTATTGCATGTCTTGCACGAGGTGGATTTGATCCTATAAATGCGCTGATTGAGCAAAATATGTGCCCAAGGCTGGTGATGCTTTTGGC ACATACGAATAGTGAGGTAGTAGCAAATGTGCTGAAGATTGTGGAGAACTTCTTTAGGAGTGGAACTGATAATCAAATTCAG GTTCTACATGGCAACCAAGTTCTTCAGCGTCTTTTAAATATCCTGAACAATCATGACAACCGACCTTTAACTTTGAGGAGTGTTTGTCGTGCCATCGCAAACATAGTGAGCTACCGGAGCAGTCAAATACAG AGGATGGTAGATGCAGCTATCTTCCCTCCTATTATTCAAATTGCGATTAACCAAGAGGTTGATGATATCAAATATGAGGCTGTATATGCTATCTCAAGTGCTGCCAGGAGAGGATCTCAAGACCAGATTAG GTACTTAGTCGGCCAAGGTTCCATTGAAGCACTTTCTTTGGGTCTTTTATGTGAAGGATACACAAGAAGAACTTCTTGTTTCCAGGGGCTCCTAAATATTTTGAGGGTGGGAGAGGTTGACAAAGTTGATGGTGTAAATCCTTACGCAGAGATGGTCACTAACAGTGGTGGACTTGCTAGGATCCAGAGCCAAATGGATGATCCGGACGTTGGAGAAATCGCAAGAAAGATGCTGAGGTTGTGCTGGCCTAGGGAGCTCTGA